One window of the Pyrus communis chromosome 17, drPyrComm1.1, whole genome shotgun sequence genome contains the following:
- the LOC137722796 gene encoding ATP-dependent Clp protease ATP-binding subunit CLPT2, chloroplastic-like, whose amino-acid sequence MAAHSLSKLPTTISALTHNHRTKPDSRPNSLLSPWLGANSLSLPPSSLRVRTQESKLHPFSATVCLSLPTANEGIVSSTEKVPKWSWRAIKSFAMGELEARKLKFATTGTEAILMGILIEGTSLAAKFLRVNGITLTKVREETIKLLGKADMWFFSPEHPALTEEAQRVLDWAVDKKKKSGNSGEITTSHLLLGIWYEGESPGHKILAGLGFNEEKAKELESLSTKPGFIDG is encoded by the exons ATGGCCGCTCActctctctccaagcttccaaCGACCATCTCCGCCCTCACCCACAATCACAGAACTAAACCCGATTCAAGACCCAACAGTTTGCTGAGCCCATGGCTGGGTGCCAACAGCCTTTCGCTTCCGCCCTCAAGTCTGAGAGTCAGAACCCAAGAGTCAAAGCTCCACCCTTTCTCAGCCACCGTCTGTCTCAGCCTCCCCACCGC AAATGAGGGAATAGTTTCTTCCACTGAGAAAGTGCCCAA GTGGTCTTGGAGGGCTATAAAGTCATTTGCCATGGGTGAATTAGAAGCCAGGAAGCTCAAGTTTGCAACTACCGGGACTGAAGCAATTCTCATGGGGATCCTCATTGAGG GAACTAGTCTGGCAGCAAAATTTTTACGGGTAAATGGAATTACACTTACTAAGGTGCGTGAAGAAACAATCAAGTTGCTTGGGAAAGCTGACATGTGGTTTTTCAGTCCTGAGCATCCAGCATTGACTGAGGAAGCTCAAAGAGTACTTGATTGGGCtgttgataaaaagaaaaaatctg GTAATAGTGGGGAAATTACAACTTCTCATCTGCTTCTTGGCATTTGGTATGAAGGGGAATCTCCGGGTCACAAGATATTGGCAGGCCTTGGCTTCAATGAAGAAAAAGCGAAGGAGCTGGAGTCTTTAAGTACTAAACCTGGATTCATCGACGGATAA